A single genomic interval of Colius striatus isolate bColStr4 chromosome 9, bColStr4.1.hap1, whole genome shotgun sequence harbors:
- the ZNF804A gene encoding zinc finger protein 804A: protein MECYYIVISSAHLSNGHFRNIKGVFRGPLSKNGNKTLDYAEKKNTIAKALEDLKANFYCELCDKQYYKHQEFDNHINSYDHAHKQRLKELKQREFARNVASKSRKDERKQEKALQRLHKLAELRKETTCAPGSGPMFKSTTVTVRDHCSDISQSAARDSASKEDFGCTLMHNAHNCKDVASIISSAPGNACSNKYNANKCDQVQGAQGHRVGFSFAFPKKAAIKLESSAAVFYEYNDETSMEHGFSRRSRFFPGACNLQSPSVPEIVLCSEQKNECFQPLVEKCLDTAEAPEAQESKKLASEERLLESSVLTPSVPHLKQLVSLDMDDSSIDVSAADLPDQTLPVVTDSAEVLPLDCSVYKLAVVENCSSLQGVEEENDTHGNSDSSTTETEIKKPGADAIVTSPPEEGSSGAPQSKSDMRKRPCEPFVPVLSKHGSNILQWPSEMLIYTSTGPSISYSCNPLYFDFKSSRASDSQEKPKHQPNIPHLHHKTESNHSLVSDLTNKPTSECSDYETKMNENLCNCTLPLISDVSLIRNCDLAKNQSKVSLDESFGIRKIEKYHISKNHLRQNTVIDEKYNKVWIKESQEKWLHKSRKRKRRRKLCHCRHYHCGDTTEAEMEMSSVTEREISYRDESKYQHLQNNPEKCRHDVGNNWLATGEIQQSHKKLDTENGDRKVISASGHIHRDRGWCEVWSTKSSSQHHGCKQLQRKSKASSRKQTKELGRSSRKHSLRYFKTCSSWKVRSSNCSPEHKCLGQCSEEKNPSQNQSMKRGYTVLTEEPEKSHCKRRQHSYSSSSDESSYGQMLSAEEYLRQARTLSTHHKAKGKNRRRKTRIHHIFLDRNTRSETSRPSKENSANSALNILGDFLTQDSLEETNMDTKADHAKDTNEAVQLEESKSSLETDSSHMRDYKLTPCTEMESALSTCPDVIIDSAASVPEHSAPAAAGMQDILQDEKKIENVSGRENQAHYKIPLPNRHLEQAPPKSYLCHYELAEPLAHEKINELTSEWVQCNPGIFSSPPPLPFKEARVNSHNFLTTEQLIAPFTLPDQTLIFSPENHEKFKDLSSETYQQIMPQNILANKVKFTLPPVAIQPPNSPLQPLPLQPPLCSTSVTTIHHTILQQHAAASTLKVLQPHQQFLSQVPALSRAPLPHLPVGPRLCPGGHAAFVAPPHLPLLPPSVLHPTQLAFPPLPHTVFPSLLSPHPAVIPLQPLF from the exons GAttatgctgaaaagaaaaacacgaTAGCAAAAGCTCTGGAAGATCTTAAAGCCAACTTCTACTGTGAACTCTGTGACAAGCAGTACTATAAACACCAGGAGTTTGACAATCATATAAACTCTTATGATCATGCTCATAAACAG AGACTGAAGGAACTGAAACAGAGGGAGTTTGCTCGAAACGTAGCATCTAAGTCACGGAAAGatgaaaggaaacaggaaaaagccCTTCAACGTTTGCACAAGTTAGCTGAGCTAAGGAAAGAGACAACATG TGCTCCTGGAAGTGGCCCTATGTTCAAATCTACTACAGTGACTGTGCGAGATCATTGCAGTGATATCTCACAAAGTGCTGCCAGAGATTCTGCCAGCAAAGAGGATTTTGGCTGTACATTAATGCACAATGCACATAATTGCAAAGATGTCGCTTCCATTATTTCTTCCGCTCCTGGAAATGCATGTAGCAACAAATACAATGCTAACAAGTGTGATCAAGTTCAAGGAGCTCAAGGACACAGagttgggttttcttttgcttttcctaaGAAAGCAGCCATCAAACTGGAGTCTTCGGCTGCCGTTTTCTATGAATATAATGATGAAACATCTATGGAGCATGGATTTAGCAGAAGAAGTAGATTTTTTCCAGGAGCATGTAACCTTCAGTCTCCTTCAGTGCCAGAAATAGTCCTCTGCTCTGAGCAAAAAAATGAGTGTTTTCAACCGCTGGTGGAAAAATGCTTAGACACAGCAGAAGCTCCTGAAGCTCAAGAATCCAAAAAGCTGGCCAGTGAAGAAAGGCTGTTAGAGAGTTCAGTATTAACTCCTTCTGTGCCCCATTTAAAGCAATTGGTGTCCTTGGACATGGATGACTCTAGCATTGATGTAAGTGCAGCAGACTTACCAGACCAAACACTGCCCGTAGTGACAGACAGTGCTGAGGTTCTGCCCCTGGACTGCAGTGTCTACAAACTGGCAGTTGTGGAGAATTGTTCATCTCTGCAGGGTGTTGAGGAGGAAAATGATACACATGGGAACAGTGATTCATCCACaactgaaactgaaataaaaaagccGGGGGCAGATGCAATAGTTACTTCACCACCTGAAGAAGGTAGTAGTGGAGCTCCACAAAGCAAATCGGACATGCGCAAGAGACCTTGTGAACCCTTTGTTCCTGTTCTTAGCAAACATGGATCAAATATTCTTCAGTGGCCATCAGAAATGCTAATTTACACAAGTACAGGTCCATCAATTTCTTATAGCTGTAATCCTTTATATTTTGATTTCAAGTCATCAAGAGCAAGTGACAGCCAAGAAAAGCCCAAGCATCAGCCAAACATACCTCATTTGCACCATAAAACTGAATCCAACCATAGCTTAGTGTCAGATTTGACAAATAAACCAACTTCAGAGTGTAGCGattatgaaacaaaaatgaatgaaaatctGTGCAACTGTACATTACCCCTTATAAGTGACGTTTCCCTCATCAGAAATTGTGATCTTGCAAAAAATCAAAGTAAAGTGTCCTTGGATGAGTCATTCGGGattagaaaaatagaaaaatatcacATTTCTAAAAATCACTTACGACAAAACACTGTGATCGatgagaaatataacaaagttTGGATCAAAGAAAGCCAAGAAAAATGGCTTCACAAaagtagaaaaaggaaaaggagaagaaaattatgTCATTGTCGTCATTATCACTGTGGGGACACAACAGAGGCAGAAATGGAGATGTCCTCAGTGACTGAAAGAGAGATTAGTTACAGAGATGAAAGTAAATATCAGCACCTCCAAAATAATCCAGAGAAGTGCAGGCATGATGTTGGGAATAACTGGCTAGCTACAGGTGAGATACAGCAATCTCATAAAAAACTTGACACTGAAAATGGTGATAGGAAAGTCATATCTGCATCAGGTCACATACACAGGGACAGAGGCTGGTGTGAGGTTTGGAGTACAAAAAGTAGCAGCCAGCACCATGGTTGTAAACAACTGCAGAGAAAGAGCAAAGCAAGCTCTCGCAAACAGACAAAGGAGCTGGGCCGAAGTTCCAGGAAGCACAGCTTGAGGTACTTTAAAACATGTAGTAGCTGGAAAGTCAGGAGTTCAAACTGTAGCCCAGAGCATAAATGTTTAGGACAGTGCAGTGAGGAGAAGAACCCAAGTCAAAACCAGTCCATGAAGAGAGGTTACACCGTTTTGACAGAGGAACCTGAAAAATCCCACTGCAAGCGGAGACAGCATTCCTATTCCTCTTCATCAGATGAAAGTTCATATGGACAGATGTTATCAGCAGAGGAGTATTTAAGGCAAGCACGTACTTTAAGTACACATCACAaggcaaaagggaaaaacaggagaaggaaaactagAATCCATCACATATTCCTTGACAGGAACACCAGAAGTGAGACCTCCAGACCTTCCAAAGAAAATTCTGCAAATTCTGCATTAAATATTCTGGGGGACTTCTTGACCCAAGACAGTCTAGAGGAAACCAATATGGATACCAAAGCTGATCACGCGAAAGATACAAATGAAGCAGTGCAGCTGGAGGAAAGCAAGTCATCTCTAGAAACTGATAGCTCTCACATGCGAGATTACAAACTGACACCTTGCACAGAAATGGAGAGCGCTCTGAGTACCTGTCCTGATGTCATCATAGATTCTGCTGCCTCTGTTCCTGAACAcagtgctccagcagctgctggcatgCAGGATATTCtgcaagatgaaaagaaaattgaaaatgtCAGTGGTCGTGAAAATCAAGCTCATTACAAAATTCCCCTCCCCAACAGACATTTGGAACAAGCTCCTCCTAAATCCTATCTTTGCCATTATGAATTGGCTGAGCCTCTAGCTCACGAGAAGATAAATGAGCTGACCAGTGAATGGGTACAGTGTAATCCTGGCATATTTAGCAGCCCACCACCCTTGCCATTCAAAGAAGCACGTGTCAACAGTCATAACTTTTTAACTACTGAGCAGTTAATAGCCCCCTTCACTCTGCCCGACCAGACATTGATATTCTCTCCAGAGAACCATGAAAAATTCAAAGATCTCTCATCTGAAACATATCAACAGATCATGCCACAAAACATACTGGCCAACAAAGTGAAGTTCACCCTCCCTCCTGTAGCAATCCAACCCCCGAATTCTCCTCTGCAGCCCTTACCCTTGCAGCCGCCACTGTGTTCTACCTCCGTTACCACCATACATCACACCATCCTCCAGCAGCATGCTGCCGCCAGTACGTTAAAGGTTCTCCAGCCCCACCAGCAGTTCCTCTCACAGGTCCCAGCGCTTTCAAGAGCACCTTTACCTCATCTACCAGTAGGACCAAGGCTTTGCCCTGGGGGCCACGCAGCTTTTGTCGCCCCACCACATTTGCCACTGCTACCACCCTCAGTCCTGCACCCGACCCAGCTGGCATTTCCCCCTTTGCCACATACCGTCTTCCCATCCCTGCTGTCCCCACACCCAGCTGtcatccccctgcagcccctctttTAG